The Streptomyces sp. P9-A4 genome contains a region encoding:
- the egtA gene encoding ergothioneine biosynthesis glutamate--cysteine ligase EgtA, producing MSSSGIPRGGPPLTEGEAEDLLRCICFKTGPPRTVGVELEWFVHELRDPRLPVRPPRLAAALDTVRSLPLVSSLTFEPGGQLELSSRPAGSLMECLDSLAADLGAVRAALGPLGLTLSGYGVDPWHAPRGRVLHEPRYDAMETALDRTGPAGRAMMCDSASVQICLDAGLEEPGPLGYHRRWRLAHLLGAVLVAAFANSPVNGGRRTGWRSTRQSLWTDLDPLRALAPSPDGEPRAEWAAHVLDTPVMCVRADEGPWAVPEGLTFRDWLRSGLPRPADVDDLRYHMTTLFPPVRPRGHLELRMVDAQPGPDGWMVPVAVTTAVFEDPEAAETVYRAVKPLAERSGPGRAPRNPLWLAAARDGLADPELHAAARTVFAAALEALPRIGAGPEVRRAVAAFHERYVIPGSCPADDLEVVTS from the coding sequence ATGTCGTCCAGCGGCATACCGCGCGGCGGCCCCCCTCTCACCGAGGGTGAGGCGGAGGATCTGCTGCGATGTATCTGCTTCAAGACCGGACCGCCCCGCACCGTCGGGGTGGAGCTGGAGTGGTTCGTGCACGAGCTGCGCGACCCCCGGCTGCCGGTCCGTCCGCCGAGGCTCGCGGCGGCCCTCGACACCGTGCGGTCGCTGCCGCTGGTGTCGTCCCTGACCTTCGAACCCGGTGGGCAGCTGGAGCTCAGCTCGCGCCCGGCCGGATCGCTCATGGAGTGTCTCGACTCGCTCGCCGCCGACCTCGGCGCGGTGCGGGCGGCGCTCGGGCCGCTCGGCCTGACCCTCAGCGGTTACGGGGTGGACCCGTGGCACGCGCCGCGCGGCCGGGTGCTGCACGAACCTCGTTACGACGCGATGGAGACGGCGCTCGACCGTACGGGTCCGGCGGGCCGGGCGATGATGTGCGACTCGGCCTCGGTGCAGATCTGTCTCGACGCCGGTCTGGAGGAGCCGGGCCCGCTGGGCTACCACCGTCGGTGGCGGCTCGCGCATCTGCTGGGCGCGGTTCTGGTGGCCGCCTTCGCCAACTCCCCGGTGAACGGCGGCCGTCGTACGGGCTGGCGCTCGACGCGGCAGTCGCTGTGGACGGACCTGGACCCGCTGCGGGCACTCGCGCCGTCTCCCGACGGGGAGCCGCGCGCGGAGTGGGCGGCACACGTCCTGGACACCCCGGTGATGTGCGTGCGGGCCGACGAGGGGCCGTGGGCGGTGCCGGAGGGGCTGACCTTCCGCGACTGGCTGCGTTCGGGTCTGCCCCGGCCGGCCGATGTGGACGACCTGCGCTACCACATGACGACGCTGTTCCCGCCGGTTCGGCCGCGCGGCCATCTGGAACTGCGGATGGTCGACGCGCAGCCCGGCCCGGACGGCTGGATGGTGCCGGTGGCGGTGACGACGGCGGTGTTCGAGGACCCCGAGGCGGCGGAGACGGTGTACCGGGCGGTGAAGCCGCTCGCGGAGCGGTCCGGTCCCGGCCGCGCGCCGCGCAATCCGCTCTGGCTGGCGGCGGCCCGCGACGGTCTCGCCGATCCGGAGCTGCACGCGGCGGCCCGCACGGTGTTCGCCGCCGCTCTGGAGGCGCTGCCCCGGATCGGGGCGGGCCCGGAGGTGCGTCGGGCGGTCGCGGCCTTCCACGAGCGGTACGTGATTCCCGGGAGCTGCCCGGCCGACGATCTGGAGGTGGTGACGTCATGA
- a CDS encoding TIGR02452 family protein, translating to MSARLRALARQTEEIVAAGHYRAPDGRTVSLAEDLAAALAGTRLHGPGPVPVTPDTDRVPTLHVTPESSLRAARRMTGADADRPVAVLNFASARNPGGGYLNGAQAQEEALCRSSALHATLLRAPAYYAHHREERDAFYTDRVIHSPRVPVFRDDRGTLLDAPFTVGFLTSPAPNAGVVRRSTPERAGLLPAALAARAERVLETAAASGYRRLVLGAWGCGVFQNAPEDVAGAFKALLTGDGRFAGHFEEIVFAVLDRAQGAPTLAAFARVVAPAS from the coding sequence ATGAGTGCACGACTGCGCGCCCTCGCGCGTCAGACCGAGGAGATCGTCGCCGCGGGCCACTACCGCGCCCCGGACGGCCGGACCGTCTCCCTCGCCGAGGACCTGGCCGCCGCGCTGGCCGGAACCCGTCTCCACGGCCCCGGGCCCGTCCCCGTCACCCCGGACACCGACCGCGTGCCCACCCTCCACGTCACCCCCGAGAGCAGCCTCCGGGCCGCCCGCCGGATGACCGGCGCCGACGCCGACCGCCCGGTCGCCGTCCTGAACTTCGCCTCCGCCCGCAACCCCGGCGGCGGCTACCTCAACGGCGCCCAGGCCCAGGAAGAGGCCCTCTGCCGCTCCTCCGCCCTCCACGCCACCCTGCTCCGCGCCCCCGCCTACTACGCCCACCACCGCGAGGAAAGGGACGCCTTCTACACCGACCGGGTCATCCACTCGCCCAGGGTCCCCGTCTTCCGCGACGACCGGGGCACCCTCCTCGACGCCCCCTTCACCGTCGGCTTCCTCACCTCACCCGCGCCCAACGCCGGCGTCGTCCGCCGCAGCACCCCCGAACGCGCCGGGCTGCTGCCCGCCGCGCTGGCCGCCCGCGCCGAACGCGTCCTGGAGACGGCCGCCGCCTCCGGATACCGGCGGCTCGTCCTCGGCGCCTGGGGCTGCGGGGTCTTCCAGAACGCCCCGGAGGACGTCGCCGGCGCCTTCAAGGCCCTGCTCACCGGTGACGGCCGCTTCGCCGGCCACTTCGAGGAGATCGTCTTCGCCGTCCTGGACCGCGCCCAGGGCGCCCCCACCCTGGCCGCCTTCGCCCGGGTCGTCGCCCCAGCCTCCTGA
- a CDS encoding flotillin family protein produces the protein MSFGILAGVVVGALAVLIIVFKMMWRVAEPNEALIISGSNHKNEGLGAGMGFRIVTGRGTLVLPGVQAVRKLSLDLNETQLSVECVTHQGIPLKVRGVVIFKVGDDFVSIANAARRFLDQQKLMSERVHIVFAGHLRAIVGGLTVEDMIRDREKLTGQARSACGTEMEKLGLIVDSLQIHEIEDPTGYIKNLAAPHAAAVTRDARIAQAEANRRATEAEQQAAARMSEATRDSEILQAGYQAERDQASARARQAGPLADAASRQEVVVQETRVAELEGHRKEQQLQAEVRKPADAMAYETRTLAAAERDARISAAEAEAKETELASAAAATATRLTGEAEAAAQHAKGLAVAEATRAKGLAEAEAIKARAAALAENQEAVVAQQLAEKWPEIVQAGASAFGNVDQMVLLNGADGMADVFAKALTMGGTGLGLARQLLATMNPGAPERLGGAVPPAPRASGESVEITVGDGE, from the coding sequence ATGAGCTTCGGCATTCTGGCGGGCGTCGTCGTCGGCGCCCTCGCCGTTCTCATCATCGTGTTCAAAATGATGTGGCGCGTCGCGGAACCCAACGAGGCGCTGATCATCTCCGGTTCCAACCACAAGAACGAAGGCCTCGGCGCGGGGATGGGATTCCGCATCGTCACCGGGCGCGGCACGCTGGTGCTGCCCGGGGTGCAGGCGGTGCGCAAGCTCTCGCTCGACCTCAACGAGACCCAGCTGTCGGTGGAGTGCGTCACCCACCAGGGCATCCCGCTCAAGGTCCGCGGTGTGGTGATCTTCAAGGTCGGTGACGACTTCGTGTCGATCGCCAACGCCGCCCGCCGTTTCCTCGACCAGCAGAAGCTGATGTCGGAGCGGGTGCACATCGTCTTCGCCGGTCATCTCCGCGCCATCGTCGGCGGGTTGACCGTGGAGGACATGATCCGTGACCGGGAGAAGCTGACCGGGCAGGCGCGTTCGGCCTGTGGCACGGAGATGGAGAAGCTCGGTCTGATCGTCGACTCGCTCCAGATCCACGAGATCGAGGACCCGACCGGGTACATCAAGAACCTCGCCGCCCCGCACGCGGCGGCCGTCACGCGCGACGCCCGGATCGCGCAGGCCGAGGCGAACCGGCGGGCGACCGAGGCCGAGCAGCAGGCCGCGGCCCGGATGTCGGAGGCGACCCGCGACAGCGAGATCCTCCAGGCGGGCTACCAGGCCGAGCGGGACCAGGCGTCCGCGCGGGCCCGGCAGGCCGGTCCGCTGGCCGACGCGGCCTCCCGCCAGGAGGTCGTCGTCCAGGAGACCCGGGTCGCCGAGCTGGAGGGACACCGCAAGGAGCAGCAGCTCCAGGCGGAGGTCCGCAAACCGGCCGACGCGATGGCGTACGAGACCCGGACGCTGGCCGCGGCCGAGCGTGACGCCCGGATCTCGGCGGCCGAGGCCGAGGCGAAGGAGACCGAGCTGGCGAGCGCCGCCGCGGCGACGGCCACCCGGCTCACAGGTGAGGCCGAGGCCGCGGCGCAGCACGCCAAGGGGCTCGCGGTCGCCGAGGCGACCCGGGCGAAGGGTCTGGCGGAGGCCGAGGCGATCAAGGCGCGTGCGGCGGCGCTCGCGGAGAACCAGGAGGCCGTGGTCGCGCAGCAGTTGGCGGAGAAGTGGCCCGAGATCGTCCAGGCGGGCGCTTCCGCGTTCGGGAACGTGGACCAGATGGTGCTGCTGAACGGCGCCGACGGGATGGCGGACGTGTTCGCCAAGGCGCTGACCATGGGCGGGACCGGTCTCGGTCTGGCCCGGCAGCTGCTCGCCACGATGAACCCGGGCGCCCCGGAGCGGCTGGGCGGCGCGGTGCCGCCGGCGCCCCGGGCGTCGGGGGAGAGCGTGGAGATCACGGTCGGCGACGGGGAGTAG
- a CDS encoding alpha/beta fold hydrolase, which yields MRLHTTTWGSGDRIALLVHGLMADHRTWRRVGPALAERGYRVVAVDLRGHGASGRAAGPEAYRPEDHVEDLVETLPAGAELALGHSLGGLVLAGALDRLAPARAVFSDPAWHLGAGPGGYRADLFVRGKSMTRGQIKGFNPHWSDEDVDTEMASVRDWDERTAHGLMGSVGADLWPASASVPSLVTLADPSLLVSPGAARMLEGRGFTVRTVAGTGHTIHRDDFGGFMSALDDWI from the coding sequence GTGCGCCTGCACACCACCACCTGGGGATCCGGGGACCGGATCGCCCTGCTCGTCCACGGACTCATGGCCGACCACCGCACCTGGCGGCGGGTAGGACCGGCGCTCGCGGAGCGCGGCTACCGGGTGGTCGCGGTGGACCTGCGGGGGCACGGGGCCAGCGGGCGGGCCGCGGGCCCGGAGGCGTACCGGCCGGAGGACCACGTCGAGGACCTCGTCGAAACCCTTCCGGCCGGTGCGGAATTGGCCCTGGGGCATTCGCTCGGCGGGCTCGTGCTCGCCGGCGCCCTCGACCGGCTGGCGCCGGCCCGCGCGGTCTTCTCCGACCCGGCCTGGCACCTGGGCGCGGGCCCCGGCGGCTACCGGGCCGACCTCTTCGTCCGGGGCAAGTCGATGACCCGGGGGCAGATCAAGGGGTTCAACCCGCACTGGTCCGACGAGGACGTCGACACCGAGATGGCGTCGGTACGCGACTGGGACGAGCGGACGGCCCACGGTCTGATGGGGTCCGTGGGGGCCGACCTGTGGCCGGCGAGCGCGAGTGTCCCCTCCCTGGTCACCCTCGCCGATCCGAGCCTGCTGGTCTCCCCCGGGGCCGCCCGGATGCTGGAAGGCCGCGGCTTCACCGTCCGTACGGTGGCGGGGACGGGCCACACGATCCACCGGGACGACTTCGGCGGATTCATGTCCGCTCTGGACGACTGGATCTGA
- a CDS encoding MFS transporter, translating into MALSTTQGPDSPSATARPTRGLLPLLLAGNTAMYALYIGVPGMLLALQIEEIDPVDKVANFGLVSGISAIFATVFNPVAGALSDRTGRRNPWILAGGLLALPVMFLLGSVHTILLVTIVWCLGQAVMNIYQAALTSVVPDRVPLAARGKASAAVGLGLPIGSTIGALVGAAFSEHYRTGYLVFGAIIAATAVLFTTCAREERMPAKAPMPVKEQLAAFGSALKNHDFRWAFIGRALLILGYFSVAGFQLYILKDHTELPAGLSAEEAVAILMPLNAVAMMVSTVLGGWLSDRFDRRKLFVGASAALAAVALLIPALSASWTAMLAFSAVNGLGFGCYMAVDTALVTMVLPKAEDAARDMGVLNVANAGPQIVAPFVASLIVSLSGGYTVLFLIAAVLSVLGALAVRPIRSVR; encoded by the coding sequence GTGGCCCTTTCTACGACCCAAGGCCCCGACTCCCCCTCGGCCACCGCACGGCCGACGCGGGGCCTGCTGCCTCTGCTCCTCGCCGGGAACACGGCCATGTACGCCCTGTACATCGGCGTCCCCGGCATGCTCCTCGCCCTCCAGATCGAGGAGATCGACCCCGTCGACAAGGTGGCGAACTTCGGCCTCGTCTCCGGCATCTCCGCGATCTTCGCCACCGTGTTCAACCCGGTGGCGGGCGCCCTCTCGGACCGCACCGGCCGCCGCAACCCGTGGATCCTCGCCGGCGGTCTGCTCGCCCTCCCGGTGATGTTCCTCCTCGGCAGCGTCCACACGATCCTGCTCGTGACCATCGTCTGGTGTCTCGGCCAGGCGGTCATGAACATCTACCAGGCGGCCCTGACCTCCGTGGTGCCCGACCGGGTCCCGCTCGCCGCCCGGGGCAAGGCCTCCGCGGCCGTCGGTCTCGGCCTCCCCATCGGCTCGACGATCGGCGCCCTCGTCGGCGCGGCCTTCTCCGAGCACTACCGCACCGGCTACCTCGTCTTCGGCGCGATCATCGCGGCCACCGCCGTGCTCTTCACCACCTGCGCCCGCGAGGAGCGGATGCCCGCCAAGGCACCGATGCCCGTCAAGGAGCAGCTCGCGGCCTTCGGCAGCGCCCTGAAGAACCACGACTTCCGCTGGGCCTTCATCGGCCGCGCCCTGCTCATCCTGGGCTACTTCTCGGTCGCCGGGTTCCAGCTGTACATCCTCAAGGACCACACCGAGCTGCCCGCCGGGCTGAGCGCCGAGGAGGCGGTGGCGATCCTCATGCCGCTCAACGCGGTCGCCATGATGGTCTCCACCGTGCTCGGCGGCTGGCTCTCGGACCGGTTCGACCGGCGCAAGCTCTTCGTCGGCGCCTCCGCCGCGCTCGCCGCCGTCGCCCTGCTCATCCCCGCCCTGTCGGCGAGCTGGACCGCGATGCTCGCCTTCTCCGCCGTCAACGGGCTGGGCTTCGGCTGCTACATGGCCGTCGACACCGCCCTGGTGACCATGGTGCTGCCCAAGGCCGAGGACGCCGCGCGGGACATGGGCGTCCTCAACGTCGCCAACGCCGGCCCGCAGATCGTCGCCCCGTTCGTGGCCTCGCTCATCGTCTCGCTCAGTGGCGGATACACGGTGCTGTTCCTGATCGCCGCCGTACTGTCGGTGCTCGGCGCGCTCGCCGTGCGCCCCATCCGCAGCGTGCGCTGA
- a CDS encoding LacI family DNA-binding transcriptional regulator yields the protein MSKPSEHSPERPAGRPVPTSADVARLAGVSRATVSYVLNNTSAVRISEPTRQRVREAAEELGYVPHAAARSLRAGHSRMVLMPSSHVPVGPLYSQLFNEFQWALRRLDYTVVQYGSVGLEADEAARAWAELRPVAVVSLGEIQLTPQGVEILKRSGARAVITLGAGGVEGAHTLVSDQTRVGEVAAAHLIESGRRRIGVVVPEEPGLAMFSGPRLEGARRAAEGTDATVVPLTLRYDEESADALAGRWRELGLDAVFAYNDEYAMLLMRSLQDAGVAVPEDTAVIGADDLLLGRLLRPRLSTVRFDMVRGRELAELVDRAVREPEVPPRTRAMPDSRVIRRESS from the coding sequence ATGAGCAAGCCAAGCGAACACTCCCCCGAACGTCCCGCCGGACGGCCGGTCCCGACCAGCGCCGATGTCGCCCGCCTCGCGGGCGTGTCCCGGGCCACCGTCTCGTACGTCCTGAACAACACCTCGGCCGTCCGCATCAGCGAGCCCACCCGGCAACGGGTGCGCGAGGCGGCCGAGGAGCTGGGGTACGTGCCGCACGCCGCCGCCCGCAGCCTGCGCGCCGGCCACAGCCGCATGGTGCTGATGCCCAGCTCCCACGTCCCGGTCGGACCGCTGTACAGCCAGCTCTTCAACGAGTTCCAATGGGCTCTGCGGCGCCTCGACTACACCGTGGTCCAGTACGGCAGCGTCGGCCTCGAAGCCGACGAGGCCGCTCGTGCCTGGGCCGAGCTGCGGCCGGTGGCCGTGGTCTCGCTCGGCGAGATCCAGCTGACCCCGCAAGGCGTCGAGATCCTCAAGCGGTCCGGGGCGAGGGCCGTGATCACCCTCGGCGCCGGCGGCGTCGAGGGCGCCCACACCCTGGTGTCGGACCAGACACGCGTCGGCGAGGTGGCCGCCGCCCACCTGATCGAGAGCGGCCGGCGCCGCATCGGGGTCGTCGTGCCGGAGGAGCCGGGGCTCGCGATGTTCTCCGGCCCCCGCCTCGAAGGCGCCCGGCGCGCCGCCGAGGGCACCGACGCCACCGTCGTACCCCTGACGCTGCGGTACGACGAGGAGTCGGCCGACGCGCTCGCCGGGCGCTGGCGCGAGCTCGGCCTCGACGCCGTCTTCGCCTACAACGACGAGTACGCGATGCTCCTGATGAGGTCGCTCCAGGACGCGGGCGTCGCCGTGCCCGAGGACACCGCCGTCATCGGCGCCGACGACCTCCTCCTCGGCCGTCTCCTGCGGCCCCGGCTGAGCACCGTACGGTTCGACATGGTGCGCGGCCGTGAGCTGGCGGAGCTGGTCGACCGGGCCGTACGGGAGCCGGAGGTGCCGCCGCGCACCCGCGCCATGCCGGACTCGCGGGTCATCCGGCGGGAGTCCAGCTGA
- a CDS encoding thiolase family protein: MSIRDVYIVDAVRTPIGKFGGALASVRPDDLAAHVVRALVDRSPALDPALVDDVYFGDANGAGEDNRDVARMAVLLAGLPVSVPGVTVNRLCGSGLEAVVQAARAIALGDASVAIAGGVESMSRAPWVLQKPERAFPAGHQQLHSTTLGWRMTNPRMPAEWTVALGEGAEQIADRHGLTRERQDAFALDSHRKAAEAWAKGLYDDEVVPYPGVDLARDECIREGSTMETLARLKPAFRPEGGTVTAGNSSPLNDGAAALLLVDEDGLRETGREPLARIRASAVTGIEPQLFGLGPVAAVRRALEKSGRSFADLRTFELNEAFAAQALGCLAEWPELDPEIVNPRGGAVALGHPLGASGARLAGSVAHQLAAAGSGTGLAALCIGVGQGLALVLER, encoded by the coding sequence ATGAGCATCCGCGACGTCTACATCGTCGACGCCGTCCGCACCCCGATCGGGAAGTTCGGCGGCGCCCTCGCCTCCGTCCGTCCCGACGACCTCGCGGCACACGTCGTGCGGGCGCTCGTCGACCGCTCGCCGGCGCTCGACCCCGCGCTCGTCGACGACGTCTACTTCGGTGACGCCAACGGCGCGGGCGAGGACAACCGCGACGTGGCGCGGATGGCCGTCCTCCTCGCCGGACTGCCGGTCTCCGTCCCCGGCGTCACCGTCAACCGGCTCTGCGGCTCCGGCCTCGAAGCCGTCGTCCAGGCGGCCCGCGCCATCGCCCTCGGAGACGCCTCCGTGGCCATCGCCGGCGGCGTCGAGTCGATGTCCCGCGCCCCCTGGGTCCTGCAGAAGCCCGAGCGGGCCTTCCCCGCGGGCCACCAGCAGCTCCACTCGACCACCCTCGGCTGGCGCATGACCAACCCGCGCATGCCCGCCGAGTGGACGGTGGCGCTCGGCGAGGGCGCCGAGCAGATCGCCGACCGGCACGGCCTCACCCGCGAGCGGCAGGACGCCTTCGCCCTCGACAGCCACCGCAAGGCCGCCGAGGCCTGGGCGAAGGGCCTCTACGACGACGAGGTCGTGCCCTACCCGGGCGTGGACCTCGCCCGCGACGAGTGCATCCGCGAGGGCTCCACCATGGAGACCCTCGCCAGGCTGAAGCCCGCCTTCCGCCCCGAGGGCGGCACCGTCACCGCGGGCAACTCCTCGCCGCTCAACGACGGTGCGGCGGCCCTGCTGCTGGTCGACGAGGACGGACTGCGCGAGACCGGACGGGAGCCGCTGGCCCGCATCCGCGCCTCCGCGGTCACCGGCATCGAGCCCCAGCTCTTCGGACTCGGCCCGGTAGCGGCGGTCCGCCGGGCCCTGGAGAAGTCCGGCCGCTCCTTCGCCGACCTGCGGACCTTCGAGCTCAACGAGGCCTTCGCCGCCCAGGCGCTCGGCTGCCTCGCCGAATGGCCGGAACTGGACCCCGAGATCGTGAATCCTCGCGGTGGGGCCGTCGCCCTCGGCCATCCGCTCGGCGCCTCGGGTGCCCGGCTCGCCGGATCGGTGGCCCACCAGCTGGCGGCGGCCGGCTCGGGCACCGGCCTCGCCGCCCTCTGCATCGGCGTCGGCCAGGGCCTCGCCCTGGTCCTGGAGCGCTGA
- the trxA gene encoding thioredoxin, with translation MSTVTLTKDNFDEIVSGNGFVLIDFWASWCGPCRQFAPVFEAASERHQDLVFAKVDTEAQQELAAAFEIRSIPTLMIVRDNVAVFAQPGALPEAALEDVIGQARKLDMDEVRKSVAAAAAEQK, from the coding sequence ATGAGCACCGTAACGCTCACCAAGGACAACTTCGACGAGATCGTCAGCGGAAACGGGTTCGTCCTGATCGACTTCTGGGCTTCCTGGTGCGGTCCCTGCCGTCAGTTCGCGCCGGTCTTCGAGGCCGCGTCGGAGCGTCACCAGGATCTCGTCTTCGCGAAGGTCGACACCGAGGCGCAGCAGGAGCTCGCGGCGGCGTTCGAGATCCGCTCGATCCCGACGCTGATGATCGTGCGGGACAACGTGGCGGTCTTCGCGCAGCCGGGCGCGCTGCCCGAGGCGGCGCTGGAGGACGTGATCGGCCAGGCGCGGAAGCTGGACATGGACGAGGTCCGCAAGTCCGTGGCGGCAGCGGCGGCCGAGCAGAAGTGA
- a CDS encoding dihydrolipoyl dehydrogenase family protein yields MTRTVEVEHEYAYDVVVLGGGPVGENVVDRVRAAGLTAAIVESELLGGECSYWACMPSKALLRPVLARSDARKVAGLRESVYGPLDALEVFAHRDEVVGHWKDDGQVDWLDSIGVRVFRGHGRLHGPRRVEVTGPEGERHVLTARHAVAVCTGTRAVLPDLPGLAGARPWTSREATSSGEVPRRLAVVGGGVVGVEMATAWQALGAQVTMLVRGGGLLPRMEPFVGDHVAEALTARGADIRTGVSVSAVVRDGGTGPVTVVLEGGDHVEADEVLFATGRSPRTEDIGLDTVGLKPGSWFDVDDSLRVTGSDWLYAVGDVNHRALLTHQGKYQARIAGAAIAARAQDGKAFDGAGWGPHAATADHAAVPQVVFSDPEAGAVGLSLAEAERAGFRVRAVDLDMRQVAGAGLYAQGYRGHARMVVDLDREVLLGVTFVGPGIGELVHAATVAVVAEVPIARLWHAVPSYPTLSEVWLRLLEAYRG; encoded by the coding sequence ATGACACGAACGGTCGAAGTAGAACACGAGTACGCGTACGACGTGGTGGTCCTGGGCGGCGGCCCGGTGGGGGAGAACGTCGTCGACCGTGTGCGGGCCGCCGGCCTCACCGCGGCGATCGTCGAGAGCGAACTGCTCGGCGGCGAGTGCTCGTACTGGGCCTGCATGCCCAGCAAGGCGCTCCTCCGGCCGGTACTCGCCCGCTCCGACGCCCGAAAGGTCGCAGGGCTGCGCGAGTCGGTCTACGGACCCCTGGACGCCCTGGAGGTCTTCGCCCACCGGGACGAGGTGGTCGGCCACTGGAAGGACGACGGCCAGGTGGACTGGCTGGACTCGATCGGCGTACGGGTCTTCCGGGGGCACGGCCGTCTCCACGGCCCCCGCCGGGTCGAGGTCACAGGTCCCGAGGGCGAGCGCCATGTCCTCACCGCCCGGCACGCGGTCGCCGTCTGTACCGGCACCCGCGCCGTCCTCCCCGACCTGCCCGGACTGGCCGGGGCGCGGCCCTGGACGAGCCGTGAGGCCACCAGCTCCGGCGAGGTGCCCCGGCGGCTGGCCGTGGTCGGCGGGGGAGTGGTCGGCGTGGAGATGGCCACCGCCTGGCAGGCCCTCGGCGCGCAGGTGACGATGCTCGTACGGGGCGGGGGCCTGCTCCCCCGGATGGAACCCTTCGTCGGCGATCACGTGGCCGAGGCGCTCACCGCCCGCGGCGCCGACATCCGTACCGGCGTCTCCGTCAGCGCGGTCGTGCGCGACGGCGGTACGGGACCGGTCACCGTCGTCCTGGAGGGCGGCGACCACGTCGAGGCCGACGAGGTGCTGTTCGCGACCGGCCGGTCCCCGCGCACCGAGGACATCGGCCTGGACACGGTGGGCCTGAAGCCCGGCTCCTGGTTCGACGTCGACGACAGCCTCCGGGTCACGGGCAGCGACTGGCTGTACGCCGTAGGGGACGTCAACCACCGCGCGCTCCTCACGCACCAGGGCAAGTACCAGGCGCGGATCGCCGGCGCGGCCATCGCCGCCCGTGCCCAGGACGGCAAGGCCTTCGACGGGGCGGGCTGGGGCCCGCACGCGGCCACCGCCGACCACGCCGCCGTCCCCCAGGTGGTGTTCAGCGACCCCGAGGCGGGCGCCGTCGGCCTGTCGCTCGCGGAGGCCGAGCGGGCCGGGTTCCGGGTGCGGGCGGTCGACCTCGACATGCGGCAGGTCGCGGGCGCCGGACTGTACGCCCAGGGCTACCGGGGGCATGCCCGGATGGTCGTCGACCTCGACCGCGAGGTGCTCCTCGGTGTCACCTTCGTCGGTCCCGGCATCGGGGAACTCGTCCACGCGGCGACGGTCGCGGTCGTCGCCGAGGTCCCGATCGCCCGGCTGTGGCACGCCGTCCCGTCGTACCCGACGCTGAGCGAGGTGTGGCTGCGGCTCCTGGAGGCGTACCGGGGCTGA